Proteins encoded together in one Astatotilapia calliptera chromosome 7, fAstCal1.2, whole genome shotgun sequence window:
- the kitlga gene encoding kit ligand a isoform X2, whose amino-acid sequence MKKSKSWIHVCVHFLLFITLGVHSDRLNVNPVTNDIAKLSTLRQNIPKDYLIPLEYIPKEEAGMCWMKLNIFYLEESLVRLSEKFGNVSSNKENISIFIQILQEQRVHMQDLNDIMLDFECHYREERFDTNQYFDFIEDLLRAAQNKEDAHDCDVPPCPTSPYPPLIDEYSEESPTTSPPCPNDCNTSEQQRLLPEVVERSLLSLLFIPLLAIVFLLVWKVRSRRNQDDVQQNPAEEGLTGTEGTAPPLDTEISEKNMLNVIEIV is encoded by the exons ATGAAGAAGTCAAAA AGTTGGATACACGTCTGTGTCCATTTCCTGCTGTTCATTACGCTTGGGGTGCATTCAGATAGACTTAACGTCAACCCAGTGACCAATGACATCGCTAAACTCTCCACTTTG agaCAAAATATTCCTAAAGATTACCTAATTCCTCTAGAGTACATTCCTAAAGAAGAG GCTGGGATGTGTTGGATGAAATTAAATATCTTCTATTTGGAGGAAAGCTTAGTAAGGTTATCAGAAAAGTTTGGAAACGTTTCATCCAATAAAGAGAACATTAGCATATTCATTCAGATTCTCCAAGAACAAAGGGTCCATATGCAGGATCTG AATGACATCATGCTTGATTTTGAGTGCCACTATAGGGAAGAGAGGTTTGACACCAACCAATACTTTGACTTCATCGAAGATTTACTCAGAGCTGCACAGAATAAAGAAGATGCACACGACTGTGATGTTCCTCCCTGTCCCACCTCACCATACCCACCATTAATAGACGAGTATTCAGAAG AGTCCCCCACTACCAGCCCACCGTGTCCAAATGACTGCAACACAA GTGAGCAACAAAGACTCCTGCCTGAGGTGGTGGAGAGAAGCCTTCTCTCCTTACTCTTCATTCCACTTTTAGCCATCGTGTTCTTGCTTGTATGGAAG GTCAGATCACGGAGGAACCAGGACGATGTTCAACAGAATCCTGCAGAAGAAGGACTCACAGGAACAGAAGGGACTGCACCTCCACTAGATACTGAAATATCAGAAAA GAACATGCTGAACGTCATTGAAATAGTGTAA
- the kitlga gene encoding kit ligand a isoform X1, whose protein sequence is MANLISSLKLCLLKMFHLCTLYDDCGTFASSLFRWRSSVLTAPRLSWIHVCVHFLLFITLGVHSDRLNVNPVTNDIAKLSTLRQNIPKDYLIPLEYIPKEEAGMCWMKLNIFYLEESLVRLSEKFGNVSSNKENISIFIQILQEQRVHMQDLNDIMLDFECHYREERFDTNQYFDFIEDLLRAAQNKEDAHDCDVPPCPTSPYPPLIDEYSEESPTTSPPCPNDCNTSEQQRLLPEVVERSLLSLLFIPLLAIVFLLVWKVRSRRNQDDVQQNPAEEGLTGTEGTAPPLDTEISEKNMLNVIEIV, encoded by the exons ATGGCAAACCTGATTTCCTCCTTAAAGTTATGTTTGCTAAAAATGTTCCACCTGTGCACACTGTATGATGACTGTGGCACATTTGCGTCTTCCTTATTTCGCTGGAGGAGCAGCGTCCTCACTGCACCCCGATTA AGTTGGATACACGTCTGTGTCCATTTCCTGCTGTTCATTACGCTTGGGGTGCATTCAGATAGACTTAACGTCAACCCAGTGACCAATGACATCGCTAAACTCTCCACTTTG agaCAAAATATTCCTAAAGATTACCTAATTCCTCTAGAGTACATTCCTAAAGAAGAG GCTGGGATGTGTTGGATGAAATTAAATATCTTCTATTTGGAGGAAAGCTTAGTAAGGTTATCAGAAAAGTTTGGAAACGTTTCATCCAATAAAGAGAACATTAGCATATTCATTCAGATTCTCCAAGAACAAAGGGTCCATATGCAGGATCTG AATGACATCATGCTTGATTTTGAGTGCCACTATAGGGAAGAGAGGTTTGACACCAACCAATACTTTGACTTCATCGAAGATTTACTCAGAGCTGCACAGAATAAAGAAGATGCACACGACTGTGATGTTCCTCCCTGTCCCACCTCACCATACCCACCATTAATAGACGAGTATTCAGAAG AGTCCCCCACTACCAGCCCACCGTGTCCAAATGACTGCAACACAA GTGAGCAACAAAGACTCCTGCCTGAGGTGGTGGAGAGAAGCCTTCTCTCCTTACTCTTCATTCCACTTTTAGCCATCGTGTTCTTGCTTGTATGGAAG GTCAGATCACGGAGGAACCAGGACGATGTTCAACAGAATCCTGCAGAAGAAGGACTCACAGGAACAGAAGGGACTGCACCTCCACTAGATACTGAAATATCAGAAAA GAACATGCTGAACGTCATTGAAATAGTGTAA